A DNA window from Entelurus aequoreus isolate RoL-2023_Sb linkage group LG24, RoL_Eaeq_v1.1, whole genome shotgun sequence contains the following coding sequences:
- the LOC133641627 gene encoding putative sodium-coupled neutral amino acid transporter 8 isoform X4, which translates to MEELARESISLLASASASASAKPRVEVAGPRLGSMGAIFIMLKSALGAGLLNFPWAFERAGGIHSALTVELVSLVFLVSGLIILGYATSISGQCTYQAVVKEVCGPSIGQLCEICFVFNLFMISVAFLVIVDDQLEKLCDSLYELITGLPDTERPYHFYTDQRFALVLLCAFLILPISTPKEISIQKYISVLGTLAATYLTIAIIIKYHTMHSVLLHITPLYSSGISSWASTFSVIPTICFGYQCHEASIAIYSSMENQRLTHWAFISVITMIICLIIYTLTGVYGYLTFGKDVKPDILMSYMGDDILMLIARLLFGISIITIYPIILLLGRSVIQDPLLSWRRRRCGDVVTVEFESRSRYTLTFLWITATLLIAVFVPDISKVISVIGGISAFFIFIFPGTILF; encoded by the exons ATGGAGGAGTTGGCCAGAGAGAGCATCAGCCTGCTGGCTTCAGCCTCAGCCTCAGCCTCAGCCAAGCCCCGGGTGGAGGTGGCCGGGCCCCGGCTGGGCTCCATGGGGGCCATCTTCATCATGCTGAAGTCTGCACTGGGCGCCGGACTGCTCAACTTCCCGTGGGCCTTCGAGAGAGCCGGGGGCATCCACAGCGCATTGACCGTGGAGCTG GTCTCCCTTGTGTTCCTGGTCAGTGGTCTGATCATCCTGGGCTATGCGACCTCCATAAGTGGTCAGTGCACCTACCAGGCGGTGGTGAAGGAGGTGTGCGGCCCATCCATCGGTCAGCTATGTGAGATCTGCTTCGTTTTTAACCTTTTTATGATCTCTGTGGCCTTCCTTGTCATAGTGGATGACCAGCTGGAGAAAT TGTGTGACTCCCTCTATGAGTTAATAACTGGTTTGCCAGACACCGAGAGGCCCTATCACTTCTACACGGACCAACGCTTTGCCCTGGTGCTGCTGTGTGCCTTCCTCATCCTGCCCATTTCCACCCCAAAAGAGATCAGCATTCAAAAATACATCAG TGTACTGGGCACTCTGGCTGCGACCTACTTGACCATAGCCATCATCATCAAGTACCACACGATGCATTCTGTTCTGCTTCACATAACCCCTCTCTACAGCAGCGG GATCAGCTCCTGGGCATCCACGTTCAGCGTCATCCCAACCATCTGCTTTGGTTACCAA TGTCACGAGGCGTCCATTGCCATTTACAGCAGCATGGAGAACCAGCGTCTTACTCACTGGGCTTttatctctgtgatcactatgaTCATCTGCCTCATCATCTATACCCTCACAG GGGTTTATGGGTATCTGACATTTGGCAAGGATGTGAAGCCGGACATTTTGATGTCATACATGGGTGATGACATTCTGATGCTCATCGCCAGGCTGCTGTTTGGAATCTCCATTATCACCATCTACCCTATCATCTTGTTGCTGGGCAG ATCAGTGATCCAGGATCCTCTGCTGAGTTGGCGGAGGAGGAGGTGTGGCGATGTGGTGACAGTGGAGTTTGAAAGTCGCAGTCGGTACACGCTGACGTTTTTGTGGATAACTGCAACCCTCCTTATTGCTGTGTTCGTACCAGACATCAGTAAAGTTATCAGCGTCATCGGTGGCATCAGTGCCTTTTTCATCTTCATCTTCCCAGGTACCATCTTGTTTTAG
- the LOC133641627 gene encoding putative sodium-coupled neutral amino acid transporter 8 isoform X1 — protein sequence MEELARESISLLASASASASAKPRVEVAGPRLGSMGAIFIMLKSALGAGLLNFPWAFERAGGIHSALTVELVSLVFLVSGLIILGYATSISGQCTYQAVVKEVCGPSIGQLCEICFVFNLFMISVAFLVIVDDQLEKLCDSLYELITGLPDTERPYHFYTDQRFALVLLCAFLILPISTPKEISIQKYISVLGTLAATYLTIAIIIKYHTMHSVLLHITPLYSSGISSWASTFSVIPTICFGYQCHEASIAIYSSMENQRLTHWAFISVITMIICLIIYTLTGVYGYLTFGKDVKPDILMSYMGDDILMLIARLLFGISIITIYPIILLLGRSVIQDPLLSWRRRRCGDVVTVEFESRSRYTLTFLWITATLLIAVFVPDISKVISVIGGISAFFIFIFPGLCLMFAMQSEPVSCKARVFLTVWGVVTLLCGAFIFGQSTAIAVMQLLGNI from the exons ATGGAGGAGTTGGCCAGAGAGAGCATCAGCCTGCTGGCTTCAGCCTCAGCCTCAGCCTCAGCCAAGCCCCGGGTGGAGGTGGCCGGGCCCCGGCTGGGCTCCATGGGGGCCATCTTCATCATGCTGAAGTCTGCACTGGGCGCCGGACTGCTCAACTTCCCGTGGGCCTTCGAGAGAGCCGGGGGCATCCACAGCGCATTGACCGTGGAGCTG GTCTCCCTTGTGTTCCTGGTCAGTGGTCTGATCATCCTGGGCTATGCGACCTCCATAAGTGGTCAGTGCACCTACCAGGCGGTGGTGAAGGAGGTGTGCGGCCCATCCATCGGTCAGCTATGTGAGATCTGCTTCGTTTTTAACCTTTTTATGATCTCTGTGGCCTTCCTTGTCATAGTGGATGACCAGCTGGAGAAAT TGTGTGACTCCCTCTATGAGTTAATAACTGGTTTGCCAGACACCGAGAGGCCCTATCACTTCTACACGGACCAACGCTTTGCCCTGGTGCTGCTGTGTGCCTTCCTCATCCTGCCCATTTCCACCCCAAAAGAGATCAGCATTCAAAAATACATCAG TGTACTGGGCACTCTGGCTGCGACCTACTTGACCATAGCCATCATCATCAAGTACCACACGATGCATTCTGTTCTGCTTCACATAACCCCTCTCTACAGCAGCGG GATCAGCTCCTGGGCATCCACGTTCAGCGTCATCCCAACCATCTGCTTTGGTTACCAA TGTCACGAGGCGTCCATTGCCATTTACAGCAGCATGGAGAACCAGCGTCTTACTCACTGGGCTTttatctctgtgatcactatgaTCATCTGCCTCATCATCTATACCCTCACAG GGGTTTATGGGTATCTGACATTTGGCAAGGATGTGAAGCCGGACATTTTGATGTCATACATGGGTGATGACATTCTGATGCTCATCGCCAGGCTGCTGTTTGGAATCTCCATTATCACCATCTACCCTATCATCTTGTTGCTGGGCAG ATCAGTGATCCAGGATCCTCTGCTGAGTTGGCGGAGGAGGAGGTGTGGCGATGTGGTGACAGTGGAGTTTGAAAGTCGCAGTCGGTACACGCTGACGTTTTTGTGGATAACTGCAACCCTCCTTATTGCTGTGTTCGTACCAGACATCAGTAAAGTTATCAGCGTCATCGGTGGCATCAGTGCCTTTTTCATCTTCATCTTCCCAG GACTTTGTCTGATGTTTGCCATGCAGTCTGAGCCCGTGTCTTGTAAGGCCAG
- the LOC133641627 gene encoding putative sodium-coupled neutral amino acid transporter 8 isoform X3, translating to MEELARESISLLASASASASAKPRVEVAGPRLGSMGAIFIMLKSALGAGLLNFPWAFERAGGIHSALTVELVSLVFLVSGLIILGYATSISGQCTYQAVVKEVCGPSIGQLCEICFVFNLFMISVAFLVIVDDQLEKLCDSLYELITGLPDTERPYHFYTDQRFALVLLCAFLILPISTPKEISIQKYISVLGTLAATYLTIAIIIKYHTMHSVLLHITPLYSSGISSWASTFSVIPTICFGYQCHEASIAIYSSMENQRLTHWAFISVITMIICLIIYTLTGVYGYLTFGKDVKPDILMSYMGDDILMLIARLLFGISIITIYPIILLLGRSVIQDPLLSWRRRRCGDVVTVEFESRSRYTLTFLWITATLLIAVFVPDISKVISVIGGISAFFIFIFPGLCLMFAMQSEPVSCKAS from the exons ATGGAGGAGTTGGCCAGAGAGAGCATCAGCCTGCTGGCTTCAGCCTCAGCCTCAGCCTCAGCCAAGCCCCGGGTGGAGGTGGCCGGGCCCCGGCTGGGCTCCATGGGGGCCATCTTCATCATGCTGAAGTCTGCACTGGGCGCCGGACTGCTCAACTTCCCGTGGGCCTTCGAGAGAGCCGGGGGCATCCACAGCGCATTGACCGTGGAGCTG GTCTCCCTTGTGTTCCTGGTCAGTGGTCTGATCATCCTGGGCTATGCGACCTCCATAAGTGGTCAGTGCACCTACCAGGCGGTGGTGAAGGAGGTGTGCGGCCCATCCATCGGTCAGCTATGTGAGATCTGCTTCGTTTTTAACCTTTTTATGATCTCTGTGGCCTTCCTTGTCATAGTGGATGACCAGCTGGAGAAAT TGTGTGACTCCCTCTATGAGTTAATAACTGGTTTGCCAGACACCGAGAGGCCCTATCACTTCTACACGGACCAACGCTTTGCCCTGGTGCTGCTGTGTGCCTTCCTCATCCTGCCCATTTCCACCCCAAAAGAGATCAGCATTCAAAAATACATCAG TGTACTGGGCACTCTGGCTGCGACCTACTTGACCATAGCCATCATCATCAAGTACCACACGATGCATTCTGTTCTGCTTCACATAACCCCTCTCTACAGCAGCGG GATCAGCTCCTGGGCATCCACGTTCAGCGTCATCCCAACCATCTGCTTTGGTTACCAA TGTCACGAGGCGTCCATTGCCATTTACAGCAGCATGGAGAACCAGCGTCTTACTCACTGGGCTTttatctctgtgatcactatgaTCATCTGCCTCATCATCTATACCCTCACAG GGGTTTATGGGTATCTGACATTTGGCAAGGATGTGAAGCCGGACATTTTGATGTCATACATGGGTGATGACATTCTGATGCTCATCGCCAGGCTGCTGTTTGGAATCTCCATTATCACCATCTACCCTATCATCTTGTTGCTGGGCAG ATCAGTGATCCAGGATCCTCTGCTGAGTTGGCGGAGGAGGAGGTGTGGCGATGTGGTGACAGTGGAGTTTGAAAGTCGCAGTCGGTACACGCTGACGTTTTTGTGGATAACTGCAACCCTCCTTATTGCTGTGTTCGTACCAGACATCAGTAAAGTTATCAGCGTCATCGGTGGCATCAGTGCCTTTTTCATCTTCATCTTCCCAG GACTTTGTCTGATGTTTGCCATGCAGTCTGAGCCCGTGTCTTGTAAGGCCAG
- the LOC133641627 gene encoding putative sodium-coupled neutral amino acid transporter 8 isoform X2, whose translation MEELARESISLLASASASASAKPRVEVAGPRLGSMGAIFIMLKSALGAGLLNFPWAFERAGGIHSALTVELVSLVFLVSGLIILGYATSISGQCTYQAVVKEVCGPSIGQLLCDSLYELITGLPDTERPYHFYTDQRFALVLLCAFLILPISTPKEISIQKYISVLGTLAATYLTIAIIIKYHTMHSVLLHITPLYSSGISSWASTFSVIPTICFGYQCHEASIAIYSSMENQRLTHWAFISVITMIICLIIYTLTGVYGYLTFGKDVKPDILMSYMGDDILMLIARLLFGISIITIYPIILLLGRSVIQDPLLSWRRRRCGDVVTVEFESRSRYTLTFLWITATLLIAVFVPDISKVISVIGGISAFFIFIFPGLCLMFAMQSEPVSCKASLPHGLGSGHSAMWRVHLWPEHRYCCHATPWKYLMPKKT comes from the exons ATGGAGGAGTTGGCCAGAGAGAGCATCAGCCTGCTGGCTTCAGCCTCAGCCTCAGCCTCAGCCAAGCCCCGGGTGGAGGTGGCCGGGCCCCGGCTGGGCTCCATGGGGGCCATCTTCATCATGCTGAAGTCTGCACTGGGCGCCGGACTGCTCAACTTCCCGTGGGCCTTCGAGAGAGCCGGGGGCATCCACAGCGCATTGACCGTGGAGCTG GTCTCCCTTGTGTTCCTGGTCAGTGGTCTGATCATCCTGGGCTATGCGACCTCCATAAGTGGTCAGTGCACCTACCAGGCGGTGGTGAAGGAGGTGTGCGGCCCATCCATCGGTCAGCTAT TGTGTGACTCCCTCTATGAGTTAATAACTGGTTTGCCAGACACCGAGAGGCCCTATCACTTCTACACGGACCAACGCTTTGCCCTGGTGCTGCTGTGTGCCTTCCTCATCCTGCCCATTTCCACCCCAAAAGAGATCAGCATTCAAAAATACATCAG TGTACTGGGCACTCTGGCTGCGACCTACTTGACCATAGCCATCATCATCAAGTACCACACGATGCATTCTGTTCTGCTTCACATAACCCCTCTCTACAGCAGCGG GATCAGCTCCTGGGCATCCACGTTCAGCGTCATCCCAACCATCTGCTTTGGTTACCAA TGTCACGAGGCGTCCATTGCCATTTACAGCAGCATGGAGAACCAGCGTCTTACTCACTGGGCTTttatctctgtgatcactatgaTCATCTGCCTCATCATCTATACCCTCACAG GGGTTTATGGGTATCTGACATTTGGCAAGGATGTGAAGCCGGACATTTTGATGTCATACATGGGTGATGACATTCTGATGCTCATCGCCAGGCTGCTGTTTGGAATCTCCATTATCACCATCTACCCTATCATCTTGTTGCTGGGCAG ATCAGTGATCCAGGATCCTCTGCTGAGTTGGCGGAGGAGGAGGTGTGGCGATGTGGTGACAGTGGAGTTTGAAAGTCGCAGTCGGTACACGCTGACGTTTTTGTGGATAACTGCAACCCTCCTTATTGCTGTGTTCGTACCAGACATCAGTAAAGTTATCAGCGTCATCGGTGGCATCAGTGCCTTTTTCATCTTCATCTTCCCAG GACTTTGTCTGATGTTTGCCATGCAGTCTGAGCCCGTGTCTTGTAAGGCCAG
- the LOC133641627 gene encoding putative sodium-coupled neutral amino acid transporter 8 isoform X5: protein MEELARESISLLASASASASAKPRVEVAGPRLGSMGAIFIMLKSALGAGLLNFPWAFERAGGIHSALTVELVSLVFLVSGLIILGYATSISGQCTYQAVVKEVCGPSIGQLCEICFVFNLFMISVAFLVIVDDQLEKLCDSLYELITGLPDTERPYHFYTDQRFALVLLCAFLILPISTPKEISIQKYISVLGTLAATYLTIAIIIKYHTMHSVLLHITPLYSSGISSWASTFSVIPTICFGYQCHEASIAIYSSMENQRLTHWAFISVITMIICLIIYTLTGVYGYLTFGKDVKPDILMSYMGDDILMLIARLLFGISIITIYPIILLLGRSVIQDPLLSWRRRRCGDVVTVEFESRSRYTLTFLWITATLLIAVFVPDISKVISVIGGISAFFIFIFPV from the exons ATGGAGGAGTTGGCCAGAGAGAGCATCAGCCTGCTGGCTTCAGCCTCAGCCTCAGCCTCAGCCAAGCCCCGGGTGGAGGTGGCCGGGCCCCGGCTGGGCTCCATGGGGGCCATCTTCATCATGCTGAAGTCTGCACTGGGCGCCGGACTGCTCAACTTCCCGTGGGCCTTCGAGAGAGCCGGGGGCATCCACAGCGCATTGACCGTGGAGCTG GTCTCCCTTGTGTTCCTGGTCAGTGGTCTGATCATCCTGGGCTATGCGACCTCCATAAGTGGTCAGTGCACCTACCAGGCGGTGGTGAAGGAGGTGTGCGGCCCATCCATCGGTCAGCTATGTGAGATCTGCTTCGTTTTTAACCTTTTTATGATCTCTGTGGCCTTCCTTGTCATAGTGGATGACCAGCTGGAGAAAT TGTGTGACTCCCTCTATGAGTTAATAACTGGTTTGCCAGACACCGAGAGGCCCTATCACTTCTACACGGACCAACGCTTTGCCCTGGTGCTGCTGTGTGCCTTCCTCATCCTGCCCATTTCCACCCCAAAAGAGATCAGCATTCAAAAATACATCAG TGTACTGGGCACTCTGGCTGCGACCTACTTGACCATAGCCATCATCATCAAGTACCACACGATGCATTCTGTTCTGCTTCACATAACCCCTCTCTACAGCAGCGG GATCAGCTCCTGGGCATCCACGTTCAGCGTCATCCCAACCATCTGCTTTGGTTACCAA TGTCACGAGGCGTCCATTGCCATTTACAGCAGCATGGAGAACCAGCGTCTTACTCACTGGGCTTttatctctgtgatcactatgaTCATCTGCCTCATCATCTATACCCTCACAG GGGTTTATGGGTATCTGACATTTGGCAAGGATGTGAAGCCGGACATTTTGATGTCATACATGGGTGATGACATTCTGATGCTCATCGCCAGGCTGCTGTTTGGAATCTCCATTATCACCATCTACCCTATCATCTTGTTGCTGGGCAG ATCAGTGATCCAGGATCCTCTGCTGAGTTGGCGGAGGAGGAGGTGTGGCGATGTGGTGACAGTGGAGTTTGAAAGTCGCAGTCGGTACACGCTGACGTTTTTGTGGATAACTGCAACCCTCCTTATTGCTGTGTTCGTACCAGACATCAGTAAAGTTATCAGCGTCATCGGTGGCATCAGTGCCTTTTTCATCTTCATCTTCCCAG TCTGA